In Bradyrhizobium sp. 195, the sequence CAGACGCAGGCAATCGCTCGATCTTGGCCGCGCTGCAGTCTGACGGGGTGGCGCATGAACAGATCGCAGGACTTCGATCAAGGCTTCGATCTGGTCGAACGTGCCCGCGCCATTGCGCCGTTGATCGCGCGCGAAGCCGACGAGATCGAGCGGACGCGGCGGCTGACGCCTGTCGTCGTCGCCGCGCTGATCGACAACGGGCTCTATCGCGCGCTGCTGCCGCAGAGCCTCGGCGGCGCGGAAGCCCCGATCGAGAGCTTCATGCAGATGCTGGAGGAGATCGCGAAGGCGGACGCCTCGACCGCCTGGTGCCTCGGCCAGTGCAGCGTCTGCGCGATGATCGCGGCCTCGCTCGACCACGATACCGCCCAAGAGATCTTCAACACGCCGCCCGGCATTCTCGCCTGGGGCGCGATCGCGCATGAGGCCCGCAGCGTCGACGGCGGCTATCGCGTCACCGCGCGCTGGGATTTTGCTTCAGGGTCGCGGCAGGCGAGCTGGCTCGGGGCGCATGTGCGCATCGTCAACGGCACGCCGCGGACGAACGCCGATGGCTCGCCGGAGGTGCGCACCATCCTGTTTCCGGCCGCGCGCGCGGTGCTGCACGACGTCTGGCAGGCGATCGGGCTCGCCGGCACCGGCACGGATTCGTACGAGGTAAGCGACCTCTTCATCCCCGAGCGTTTTACGGCGTTCCGCGACGTGCCATCGGCGTTGCAGGAGAAGGGCCCGCTCTACAAGATCGGCACCGGCTCGGCCTTCAGCCTCGGCTTTGCCGCGGTCTCGCTCGGCGTGGCGCGCGCCACGCTGGATGCCGCCATTGCGCTGGCACGTGGAAAGCAACAGTCGCTCGCCGCCGGCGCAATGCGCGACAATGGAGCGGTGCAGGGCCTGATCGGCCGCACCGAGGGGGATTTGCGCGCCGCGCGCGCCTACCTCTACGCGACCGCGCATGCGATGTGGCGCGACCTCTGCGCGACCGGCGAATTCAGCGCGGCGCATCGCAGCGCGGTCCGCCTGGCTGCGACATGGACGATCCAGCAATCGACCGGGGTGGTCGACACGGCCTATCACATGGCCG encodes:
- a CDS encoding acyl-CoA dehydrogenase family protein; protein product: MNRSQDFDQGFDLVERARAIAPLIAREADEIERTRRLTPVVVAALIDNGLYRALLPQSLGGAEAPIESFMQMLEEIAKADASTAWCLGQCSVCAMIAASLDHDTAQEIFNTPPGILAWGAIAHEARSVDGGYRVTARWDFASGSRQASWLGAHVRIVNGTPRTNADGSPEVRTILFPAARAVLHDVWQAIGLAGTGTDSYEVSDLFIPERFTAFRDVPSALQEKGPLYKIGTGSAFSLGFAAVSLGVARATLDAAIALARGKQQSLAAGAMRDNGAVQGLIGRTEGDLRAARAYLYATAHAMWRDLCATGEFSAAHRSAVRLAATWTIQQSTGVVDTAYHMAGATAVFRSNPFERRFRDMHAIAQQIQARDTHYEDVGKAILAGG